From one Acipenser ruthenus chromosome 21, fAciRut3.2 maternal haplotype, whole genome shotgun sequence genomic stretch:
- the LOC117427962 gene encoding E1A-binding protein p400-like isoform X7: MHHGSGAQNVQRQLQRSKSFTGTEAEEQQQQSTNLPQSPVTSFAPSASPSAPQSPNYQIIMSRSPVPGQNVNITLQNVGQMVGGNQQITLTPLPLQNPASPGFQHSAQQWRFEHSSPSYIQVTSPLPQQVQPQSPTQHSPVPVQALQGVQRAGAPATGLSMCGQSPTRGFVDASMLVRQISLSSPSSSGHFVYQDGSGLAQLASGSAGQVQLSSPGTPGSVRERRLSQPHSQTGGTIHHLGPQSPAASGASIQTLGSPGHITTSSLPPQISSIIQGQLIQQQQQVLHGQQLGRAMGFDRTPPGMLSGVGGSAASFGMASPLPPSSPSRANAPQGLSNPPLTPTSASASVKKQPKKLEIPPATPEIAQLRKQCLEQHRKATESLKDSFKEHLIELFFLQHLQGNMMDFLAFKKKPCGPLFMYLRQNDLDLEDDEEEEQSEVINDEVKMVTGKDGQAGTPVAIATQLPPNVSAAFSSPQQQFQQTHQGTPVAGTANSVEIEAFKRQQALAQADQARRPRIEVGRHGMVFQHPGIAPLGSPGVPLQQLMPTVQGGMPPTPQTIQMAGQKQSQQQYDPSKGPPVQNAASLHTPPPQLPSRLQPTSMPLNALPPGLQLAQQQLVEAQAQPQTPLQVQVKQQLGPVSIANTPQTQLQAQLQQQMQPGLHVQMQTAQQLPQCQAQLQQVQATVALVRPGADSSPACQRLVVNSIPTSSLSPAPLAGTVSPSTTYSTLTHRTSPGSNKPLSPVSQSKLTVSSIPKMSSLVQGGAQDGSQDKQAEQAKLENQVHQRIAELRKEGLWSMSRLPKLQDAPRPKSHWDYLLEEMQWMAADFSQERRWKVAAAKKLVRTCARYHDEQRQIEEREKTEEEARLRRIACTIAKEVEYFWANIEQVVEVKLQIEVHEKRRKALSLCRAPKEGKDAKPIQETGVKSEKESSLELSPAGRKRKASTSTVQEEVEDEESTLEEQEAVEGAADHKNELAELDKEAKMSLDTLVEQYAGAYAENFEWPHPSSHSEDEDRDEEVEESPLESYNEEILIDSLLSIEEHGGPESSKAPLTDGQKPRKDIAEVAAAAELLLPKGSARATAVFRNAAPFLLHGSLREYQQIGVDWLASLYKKHLNGILADETGLGKTVQTAAFLAHLACKEGNWGPHLVVVRTCKILSWEMEIKRWCPSLKILVYLGNKKERRLKRRMWSESNGFHVCLTSFKLLLKDHKDFLRKRWKYLVLDEIQLLKNMTEKHWETILTLKSQQRLLLINTPLQNTLKELWTMIHFLLPGITRQYLDFPVKAGTDENQEYCHKLVIRLHRVIQPFILRRSKRDVEKQLPKKYEHILKCRLSSRQKILYEDVMTQTRSQEALKTGHFVSVLHVLMQLQRICNHPDLVHPRTTRSAYVSAALQYTTPSLVLGAIQYDPWKNVDMSIFDLIGNENKLTRYEAEEVLPKQKVTRKLIEEIYTAPDPPARPKQVKLKPSRLFEPVQYGQKPEGRTVAFPGSPPQRTPTTTTTAATVSQQGQVRGKSPVTTVPATQAAGTPFQPTQTTTTTTTTASSVSTPPTPGQQTVTSAASVSGSTTSSTSTVSKALSSPAGGAVPQLGQTAPVPVSRPAQVTPQAPAHTMQQSVLPQRLVLTSQAQARLPSGEVVKIAQLASITGSQSRITQPEMPVTLQFQGNKFTLSSSQLRQLTAGQPLQLQGNILQIVSAPGQQILRPQGSVVMQTVSQTQPVQNAVTAPSQQAQTATAPTTTAVQGKAPAVVVRTAVPSTAAGDQTANVKAVAATGTTTQEASEARNRLVKERLDRVFSANERRCSRSVFYGADLLEVCSVFDKDPVPKPATESNNSWRWIGRANCLSVQQASASVSHLQEALFTSEQRREALQDMAQRFVCVVPPAIAPAPQLYSANPPPQYSLELKMFRHKFHQEMAPHTKQLRSPTANHLIEFPDLRLLQMDSGKLEALSVLLHKLKSEGRRVLIFTQMVKMLDILEKFLDYHHLPYVRINEKTPAEQRQEQMRNFNRNKQIFCTILSNRCGSVVGSVLDADTVVFYDTDLNPSMDAKTQEWCDRIGRSKDIHIYRLGSGNSIEEKLLKNGTKDLIREVAAQGTDYTLAFLTQRTIQDLFEVESGSGEKVEEFVVLHQDPSPAETISPRIARPYIQALNSIGKEGASGAPIKSEDDSAAETSEDLGVEGDVKYEDEPSRLEELVAVVEQLTPIEKYALHYLEFVHMSSTEEEERKAMEKMIAAKKEWEVQQLKKLKIEDEERMMLEEEEDLFTYTREDAYNMEYVYDGPDGQTEIMPLWTPPTPPQDDNDVYIDSVICLMYDSTPVPESKLPPVYVRKEHKRLKMDPSAAGRKKKQRHGETVIPPRSLFDKGSFLKPRREGKDQKKNFSLKQQAPFAKPLPSLVKPAVEAGQDNPEWLISEDWALLQAVKQLLELPLNLSIVSAAHTPNWDMVSDVVNSCSRVYRSPKQCRSRYENVIIPREEGKLVYEANPKKKTKSIYKSKNSRPLRTCQIYAQDDSATHIHLYNSRFELMKIIASKRSPPIKPLLGMNPFQKNPKHASVLAESGINYDKPLPPIQVASQRAERIAKEKKALAEQQRAQQLAQQQAGPQPPPPPTPQPQTQQPAQPQAVPQAQAVVQAAGNTVTNTASLQAGTIKTAAVGTSLQTAPVSGNVIVNTVAGVPASSFQPTNKRLASPVIPATLTTTVGASPQVVHTQQRTVSTPAAPAEVVAIATNQGVRTVTPVTASTVSTTLTPVQTQNRSLITQVNPATAPSMQLPPGKGITHAQLHLLRQQQAQVQVQQIQAQAGSPAQIKTVGKPTQEQFLKIQQKQKLQLQHQQAVAAQQQTQQPSQQAAQAQQQQGQQQQQITAVTTSRGGPVLTGTTVTNLQVARLTRVAGTQLQAQGQIQSQPAQTAQVTLTKPPVVSVPAVTTLPVTMAGISVAIGQPQKAGGQVVAHQLQMQQHLLNLKKQQAAAAAAAQQQKAVQTQVGQGQGTVQQKVTVQAQQPTQQKVTYTTAQLQPGIKTQFLTTSIAQAQKPSAAQQVQTQLQVAKLPQIVQQQTVANIQQMVSASQMQGQTQTLTLSQNTGQQQVQVIPAGTATAQKLLQQQVGLAASPHSPAQGAASSESQGQQQAKVQVRAAPAVRVKAPTKPS, translated from the exons ATGCACCATGGAAGTGGGGCCCAGAATGTGCAGCGCCAGCTTCAGAGATCCAAGTCTTTCACAGGTACTGAGGCAGAAGAGCAGCAACAGCAGTCCACAAACCTTCCTCAATCACCGGTGACCTCTTTCGCTCCATCCGCCAGCCCCTCTGCCCCTCAGTCCCCCAACTACCAGATCATCATGAGCCGGAGTCCTGTCCCAGGGCAGAACGTCAACATCACTCTGCAAAATGTAGGGCAGATGGTAGGGGGGAACCAGCAGATAACCCTCACCCCTCTGCCACTCCAGAACCCGGCATCCCCCGGGTTCCAGCACAGCGCCCAGCAATGGAGGTTTGAACACAGCTCTCCTTCTTACATCCAAGTCACGTCGCCCTTACCACAGCAAGTTCAGCCGCAGAGCCCCACCCAGCACAGCCCAGTACCTGTTCAGGCTTTGCAGGGGGTGCAAAGGGCTGGCGCTCCTGCGACTGGGTTAAGTATGTGTGGTCAAAGCCCGACTCGAGGATTTGTGGATGCCAGCATGCTTGTCAGGCAAATAAGCCTCAGTAGTCCATCAAGCAGCGGCCACTTTGTGTACCAGGATGGGTCAGGACTGGCACAGCTGGCATCGGGTTCAGCCGGACAGGTGCAGCTGTCTTCTCCTGGCACCCCAGGGTCTGTGCGGGAACGCAGGCTGTCTCAACCCCACTCCCAGACCGGCGGGACCATTCACCACCTGGGGCCTCAGAGTCCAGCAGCAAGCGGGGCCTCCATACAGACACTGGGAAGCCCAGGTCACATCACAACTTCCAGCTTGCCACCTCAGATCAGCAGCATTATCCAGGGCCAGCtgattcagcagcagcagcaggtgcttCATGGGCAGCAGCTCGGCAGGGCCATGGGTTTTGATAGGACTCCCCCGGGGATGCTAAGTGGGGTCGGTGGATCGGCTGCCTCTTTTGGCATGGCCTCCCCTCTGCCTCCCTCCAGCCCGTCCCGTGCCAACGCACCACAAGGATTGTCAAACCCCCCGCTCACCCCTACCAGCGCCTCAGCCTCGGTGAAGAAGCAGCCCAAGAAGCTGGAGATCCCGCCTGCCACTCCCGAGATTGcccagctgaggaagcaatgccTAGAGCAGCACAGAAAAGCCACAGAGAGCCTGAAAGACAGCTTCAAGGAGCATCTGATCGAGCTGTTCTTTCTGCAGCACCTGCAAGGGAACATGATGGACTTCTTGGCTTTCAAGAAGAAGCCTTGCGGGCCGCTTTTCATGTACCTGCGGCAGAACGACCTGGACCTGGAGGATGATGAGGAAGAGGAGCAGTCGGAAGTCATTAATGATGAG GTAAAAATGGTGACAGGAAAAGATGGTCAGGCCGGTACTCCTGTTGCTATAGCAACACAGCTTCCTCCTAATGTATCTGCTGCCTTTTCCTCACCACAGCAACAGTTTCAG CAGACTCATCAGGGTACGCCAGTGGCTGGTACTGCAAATTCCGTGGAGATTGAAGCCTTTAAAAGACAACAGGCTTTAGCACAAGCAG ATCAGGCTAGGAGGCCCCGGATTGAAGTTGGTCGCCATGGGATGGTTTTCCAGCATCCTGGTATAGCACCTTTAGGATCACCTGGGGTTCCTCTTCAACAGCTTATGCCAACAGTGCAAG GAGGGATGCCCCCAACTCCTCAAACCATTCAAATGGCAGGTCAGAAGCAGAGCCAGCAGCAGTATGATCCATCCAAGGGGCCTCCGGTCCAGAATGCTGCCAGCCTCCACACCCCTCCGCCCCAGTTGCCAAGCAGACTGCAGCCGACCAGCATGCCTCTGAACGCACTCCCTCCCGGGCTACAGTTAGCACAGCAGCAGCTGGTGGAAGCCCAGGCTCAGCCCCAGACTCCGCTCCAGGTCCAGGTTAAACAGCAGCTGGGACCAGTGTCCATCGCTAACACCCCTCAGACGCAGCTCCAGGCTCAGCTCCAGCAACAAATGCAGCCAGGACTTCATGTCCAGATGCAGACGGCACAACAGCTTCCACAGTGTCAGGCCCAGCTACAGCAAGTGCAAGCG acTGTAGCTCTGGTGCGACCTGGTGCTGATTCTTCCCCGGCCTGTCAGAGGCTGGTGGTCAATTCTATACCTACTTCTTCACTTTCACCAGCACCCCTTGCAGGTACAGTGTCGCCTTCTACCACCTActcaacactgacacacagaaccTCCCCAGGATCCAACAAACCTCTCTCTCCAGTCTCTCAGTCCAAACTGACTGTTTCATCAATACCGAAAATGTCTAGCCTTGTGCAGGGGGGTGCACAAGACGGTTCTCAAGACAAGCAAGCAGAGCAAGCTAAACTG GAAAACCAGGTCCACCAGAGGATAGCTGAACTGCGCAAAGAGGGCTTGTGGTCAATGAGCAGACTGCCCAAACTGCAGGATGCCCCGCGGCCCAAGTCTCACTGGGATTACCTTCTGGAGGAGATGCAGTGGATGGCAGCCGACTTTTCCCAGGAGAGGAGGTGGAAGGTGGCTGCTGCTAAGAAG CTTGTGAGGACCTGTGCGCGTTACCATGATGAACAAAGACAGATAGAAGAAAGGGAGAAGACAGAGGAGGAAGCCAGACTCCGGCGTATTGCATGCACCATTGCAAAAGAAGTGGAGTATTTCTGGGCTAATATTGAACAG gttgtTGAAGTCAAACTACAGATTGAGGTCCACgagaaaagaagaaaagcattAAGCCTATGCAGAGCACCAAAAGAAG GAAAAGATGCCAAACCTATTCAGGAAACTGGAGTTAAATCAGAAAAAGAGAGCAGCTTAGAGTTATCCCCTGCTGGAAGAAAGCGAAAAGCAAGCACATCAACAGTTCAAGAAGAAG ttgAGGATGAGGAGAGCACTTTAGAAGAGCAGGAAGCTGTTGAAGGAGCTGCAGATCATAAGAACGAGTTGGCAGAGCTGGATAAAGAAG CCAAGATGTCTTTGGACACCTTGGTGGAACAGTATGCTGGTGCCTATGCAGAAAACTTCGAGTGGCCTCACCCTAGTTCTCACAGTGAAGATGAAGACAGAGATGAAG AAGTGGAAGAGTCTCCACTTGAGAGCTACAATGAAGAGATCCTCATAGACTCACTGCTCAGCATTGAGGAGCACGGAGGCCCAGAAAGCTCAAAAGCTCCTCTGACTGACGGGCAGAAACCTAGGAAAGACATTGCTGAAGTGGCTGCTGCTGCAGAACTTCTCCTGCCCAAGGGAAGCGCGAGGGCCACCGctgtg TTTCGGAATGCGGCACCGTTTCTCCTGCATGGCAGCCTCCGGGAATACCAGCAGATTGGTGTGGACTGGCTGGCGAGCCTCTATAAGAAACACCTGAATGGTATCCTGGCAGATGAAACCGGCTTGGGCAAGACTGTTCAAACAGCAGCGTTCCTGGCACATTTGGCTTGTAAAGAAG GGAACTGGGGTCCACATCTGGTTGTGGTGCGGACGTGTAAAATTTTGAGCTGGGAGATGGAGATTAAACGCTGGTGCCCGAGTTTGAAAATTCTGGTGTACCTAGGCAACAAAAAAGAGCGAAGATTAAAAAGAAGG aTGTGGTCCGAGTCAAACGGCTTCCACGTGTGTTTGACTTCCTTTAAACTGCTGCTGAAGGATCACAAGGACTTTCTCAGGAAGAGGTGGAAGTACCTGGTACTGGATGAAATCCAGCTTCTCAAAAACATGACAGAAAAACACTGGGAAACAATCCTTACTTTAAAAAG TCAGCAGAGGCTGCTGTTGATCAACACCCCTCTCCAGAATACCTTGAAGGAGCTGTGGACCATGATACATTTCCTTTTGCCTGGAATTACAAGACAGTACCTAGACTTCCCAGTCAAGGCAGGGACAGACGAAAACCAGGAGTACTGCCACAAGCTTGTTATCCGGTTGCACAGG GTGATTCAGCCCTTCATTTTGAGGCGCTCGAAGAGAGACGTTGAGAAGCAGCTGCCAAAGAAATACGAGCACATCCTGAAGTGTCGCCTCTCGAGCAGACAGAAGATACTGTACGAAGATGTTATGACTCAGACCCG ATCCCAAGAAGCCCTCAAGACCGGTCACTTTGTTAGCGTTCTTCATGTTTTGATGCAACTTCAGAGGATCTGCAATCACCCAGACTTGGTTCATCCTAGAACCACACGGTCTGCCTATGTGTCAGCTGCACTGCAGTATACAACACCCTCCTTAGTACTGGGAGCTATACAGTATGATCCTTGGAAG aATGTGGACATGTCCATATTTGACCTGATCGGAAACGAAAACAAGCTGACAAGGTATGAAGCTGAAGAAGTGTTGCCAAAGCAGAAGGTGACCAGGAAGCTGATTGAGGAAATCTACACCGCCCCTGACCCTCCAGCCAGACCCAAACAAGTGAAATTAAAGCCCAGCAG GTTGTTTGAGCCGGTGCAGTACGGTCAGAAGCCTGAGGGCAGGACTGTTGCATTTCCTGGTTCTCCGCCTCAGCGCacacccaccaccaccaccaccgcggCTACGGTGTCCCAGCAGGGTCAGGTGCGGGGGAAATCTCCTGTCACCACAGTCCCAGCCACACAGG CAGCAGGGACGCCGTTTCAGCCAACCCagaccactactactactactaccactgcATCATCAGTCAGCACTCCTCCCACTCCAGGACAGCAAACGGTTACATCAGCAGCCTCTGTCAGCGGCAGCACTACCTCCTCGACTAGCACAGTGAGCAAGGCTCTGAGCAGCCCTGCAGGTGGCGCTGTGCCCCAGCTAGGCCAGACTGCACCTGTGCCAGTTTCTAGGCCGGCTCAGGTCACGCCACAGGCCCCAGCCCATACCATGCAGCAGAGCGTGCTGCCTCAGAGGCTGGTGCTTACCTCCCAGGCCCAGGCACGATTGCCTA GTGGAGAGGTTGTGAAGATCGCTCAGCTCGCCTCTATTACTGGCAGCCAAAGTAGAATCACCCAGCCCGAGATGCCCGTTACTTTGCAGTTTCAGGGCAACAAATTTACCTTGTCCTCCAGCCAGCTTCGGCAGCTTACAGCCGGCCAGCCCTTGCAGCTACAAG GCAATATTCTGCAGATCGTGTCAGCACCTGGCCAGCAGATCCTAAGACCTCAGGGCTCTGTTGTAATGCAGACAGTATCTCAGACCCAGCCTGTGCAGAATGCTGTGACTGCGCCGAGCCAACAAGCACAGACCGCCACTGCTCCCACTACCACAGCAGTGCAAGGCAAGG CCCCAGCCGTCGTTGTGAGAACTGCTGTTCCAAGCACAGCTGCGGGAGACCAGACTGCAAATGTGAAAGCTGTTGCTGCGACAGGAACTACGACCCAG GAGGCCTCAGAAGCAAGGAACCGGCTCGTTAAGGAACGGCTAGACAGGGTGTTTTCTGCAAACGAGAGGAGATGCTCTCGATCTGTATTCTATGGGGCAGACCTTCTGGAAGTCTGCTCTGTGTTCGACAAAGACCCAGTACCCAAACCTGCCACTGAGTCCAATAACTCTTGGAGGTGGATTGGCAGGGCCAACTGCCTGAGTGTCCAGCAAGCAAGTGCTTCTGTTTCTCACCTGCAAGAAGCTTTATTCACTTCAGAGCAGAGACGAGAAGCCCTGCAGGACATGGCACAGCG GTTTGTCTGTGTCGTTCCGCCTGCTATAGCACCTGCCCCACAGCTGTACTCGGCAAATCCTCCCCCTCAGTACAGTCTCGAACTGAAGATGTTTAGACACAAGTTCCACCAAGAAATGGCTCCGCACACAAAGCAGCTGAGGAGCCCTACTGCAAACCACCTTATAGAGTTTCCTGATCTCCGACTGTTACAGATGGACTCAG GGAAGCTGGAGGCTTTGTCAGTTCTGCTACACAAGCTGAAATCGGAAGGCCGTCGGGTGCTGATTTTCACACAGATGGTGAAAATGCTGGACATCCTAGAGAAGTTCTTGGACTATCACCATCTTCCCTACGTGAGGATTAACGAGAAAACCCCAGCCGAGCAGCGGCAG GAACAGATGAGGAACTTCAACAGGAACAAGCAGATATTTTGCACCATTCTCTCAAACCGGTGTGGTTCTGTGGTGGGCAGTGTCCTGGATGCAGACACTGTTGTGTTTTATGACACTGACCTGAACCCCAGCATGGATGCCAAGACTCAAGAATGGTGTGACAGGATCGGCAGGTCCAAGGATATCCATATATACAG GCTTGGAAGTGGTAACTCTATTGAAGAGAAGCTTCTGAAGAATGGAACTAAGGATCTAATCAGAGAGGTGGCTGCCCAGGGGACTGACTACACCTTGGCCTTTTTAACACAG cgaACAATCCAGGACCTGTTTGAAGTGGAGTCTGGGTCTGGAGAAAAAGTGGAAGAGTTTGTGGTGCTCCATCAGGACCCATCTCCAGCAGAAACCATCTCTCCCAGAATAGCACGGCCATACATACAGGCATTAAACAGCATTGGCAAGGAAGGGGCTTCGGGGGCTCCTATAAAATCTGAAGACGACAGTGCTGCAGAAACGAGTGAAGATTTGGGTGTGGAAGGAGATGTGAAGTATGAAGACGAGCCTTCTCGCTTGGAGGAACTGGTCGCAGTTGTAGAGCAG CTTACTCCAATTGAGAAATATGCTTTACATTACCTGGAGTTTGTTCACATGTCCAGCACTGAAGAGGAAGAAAGGAAAGCTATG GAGAAGATGATTGCTGCTAAGAAAGAGTGGGAGGTGCAGCAGCTGAAGAAACTGAAGATCGAAGACGAGGAGAGAATGAtgctggaggaggaggaagatCTCTTTACTTACACTCGTGAAGACGCCTACAACATG gaataTGTCTATGATGGTCCAGACGGACAGACGGAAATAATGCCG ctGTGGACCCCACCAACACCCCCTCAAGATGACAATGACGTCTACATCGACTCTGTGATCTGTCTCATGTATGACAGCACTCCCGTGCCTGAATCGAAGCTGCCACCTGTTTACGTGAGGAAGGAACACAAGCGGCTTAAGATGGATCCATCCG CTGCAGGTAGGAAGAAGAAGCAGCGTCATGGAGAGACAGTCATCCCCCCGCGCTCGCTGTTTGACAAGGGCAGCTTCCTGAAGCCACGCAGAGAGGGGAAAGACCAGAAGAAGAACTTTTCGCTCAAGCAGCAGGCTCCCTTCGCTAAACCTCTACCCTCGCTTGTCAAACCTGCTGTTGAGGCTGGGCAGGACAATCCTGAGTGGCTGATCAGTGAGGACTGGGCCCTGTTACAG GCCGTGAAGCAGTTGCTCGAGCTGCCCTTGAACCTCTCCATTGTTTCAGCTGCGCACACACCAAACTGGGACATGGTCAGCGATGTTGTTAACTCCTGCAGCCGGGTCTATCGCTCCCCCAAACAGTGCCGGAGCAGATACGAGAACGTCATCATCCCCAGGGAGGAAGGAAAG ttggTCTACGAAGCCAAtccaaaaaagaaaaccaaaagcaTTTACAAG tcCAAAAATAGCCGTCCGCTTCGCACCTGCCAGATCTACGCCCAGGATGACAGCGCTACTCACATTCACCTGTATAACAGTCGCTTTGAGTTGATGAAGATTATCGCCAGCAAGCGAAGTCCACCTATTAAGCCGCT ACTGGGTATGAATCCATTCCAGAAGAATCCTAAGCATGCCTCAGTGTTAGCAGAGAG CGGAATCAATTATGATAAGCCACTGCCTCCTATCCAGGTTGCATCACAGCGCGCGGAGAGAATTGCAAAGGAGAAAAAG GCTTTGGCAGAGCAGCAGAGGGCTCAGCAGTTAGCTCAGCAACAGGCTGGCCCACAGCCTCCACCACCACCTACTCCACAGCCACAGACGCAGCAGCCAGCCCAGCCCCAGGCTGTCCCTCAGGCTCAGGCAGTGGTCCAGGCCGCCGGAAACACCGTCACCAACACAGCCTCACTG CAGGCTGGAACAATCAAGACAGCAGCTGTTGGAACAAGTCTTCAGACTG cgccTGTCAGTGGCAATGTGATTGTGAATACAGTGGCAGGAGTTCCAGCAAGCTCGTTTCAGCCCACCAACAAACGGCTTGCCTCTCCGGTTATTCCTGCCACTTTGACA ACAACAGTAGGCGCCTCCCCCCAGGTGGTACACACTCAGCAACGGACAGTCTCAACTCCCGCTGCACCTGCTGAGGTTGTTGCCATAGCAACCAACCAAGGAGTCAGAACCGTAACACCGGTAACGGCATCAACCGTGTCGACCACCCTCACTCCAGTGCAAACGCAGAACAGGTCTTTGATTACACAGGTTAACCCAG CCACAGCCCCTAGTATGCAGTTACCTCCAGGTAAAGGCATCACCCATGCCCAGCTCCACCTCCTGAGGCAGCAGCAGGCTCAGGTGCAGGTCCAGCAGATCCAGGCTCAGGCTGGCTCTCCTGCCCAGATAAAGACTGTCGGCAAGCCAACTCAG GAACAGTTTTTGAAGATACAGCAGAAGCAGAAACTCCAGCTACAGCACCAGCAGGCAGTAGCAGCCCAGCAGCAGACGCAACAGCCCTCGCAACAGGCAGCTCAGGCACAGCAGCAAcaggggcagcagcagcagcagatcacCGCAGTGACCACGTCCAGAGGAGGGCCGGTCCTCACTGGCACCACGGTCACCAACCTGCAGGTCGCACGTCTG ACACGAGTGGCTGGAACCCAGCTGCAGGCTCAGGGGCAGATCCAGAGCCAGCCTGCACAGACCGCCCAGGTGACCCTGACGAAACCCCCTGTGGTGTCTGTGCCGGCAGTCACCACTCTGCCTGTCACTATGGCAGGGATCAGCGTGGCTATCGGACAACCGCAGAAAGCAG GTGGCCAGGTGGTGGCGCACCAGTTGCAGATGCAGCAGCATCTTCTGAATCTCAAAAAACAGCAGGCAGCTGCCGCTGCAGCCGCACAGCAGCAAAAAGCAGTGCAGACCCAGGTGGGGCAGGGACAAGGCACTGTGCAGCAGAAG